A genome region from Tenrec ecaudatus isolate mTenEca1 chromosome 13, mTenEca1.hap1, whole genome shotgun sequence includes the following:
- the LOC142424808 gene encoding UDP-glucuronosyltransferase 1A6-like, with protein MAGLFAAFKGASVGLYLLALWGVVGGEKLLVVPVDGSHWLSMKEIVELLSERGHDIMVLVPEVSLLLGESRYYSRRTYSVPYTQEELKDRFRSFGNSHFAERSYLSYPLTEYRNLMIVTDMYFTICESLLKDSETLRFLRESKFDALFTDPAIPCGVILAEYLGLPSVYLFRGFPCAMEYMISGSPNPVSYIPRFYTQFSDQMTFSHRVTNFLVNLLEIPVLDLLYSDYQGLISEILKRDVDLFTLYQKGSIWLLRYDFVFEYPRPVMPNMVFIGGTNCKKQEHLDQVGEFFPS; from the exons ATGGCTGGCCTTTTCGCAGCTTTCAAGGGGGCTTCTGTTGGACTTTACTTGCTAGCGCTGTGGGGGGTGGTTGGAGGCGAGAAGCTGCTGGTTGTCCCTGTGGATGGAAGCCACTGGCTCAGCATGAAGGAGATAGTGGAGCTGCTCAGTGAGAGGGGCCATGacatcatggtgctggtgccagAAGTCAGTTTGCTTCTGGGGGAATCGCGGTACTACAGCAGGAGGACCTACTCAGTGCCCTACACCCAGGAAGAGCTGAAGGACCGGTTCCGCTCCTTTGGAAACAGCCACTTTGCTGAGAGATCTTACCTGAGCTATCCTCTGACTGAGTACAGGAACCTCATGATTGTTACTGACATGTACTTCACCATCTGTGAGAGCCTCCTGAAGGACTCAGAGACCCTGCGGTTCCTCAGGGAGAGTAAGTTTGATGCCCTTTTTACAGACCCGGCCATTCCGTGTGGTGTGATCTTGGCTGAGTACTTGGGCTTGCCCTCCGTGTACCTCTTCCGCGGTTTCCCATGTGCAATGGAGTACAtgatcagtggaagcccaaaccccGTCTCTTACATTCCCAGGTTCTATACTCAGTTCTCAGACCAGATGACTTTCTCTCATAGAGTGACCAACTTCCTCGTGAATTTGTTGGAGATCCCTGTACTTGACCTCCTGTATTCAGACTACCAAGGCCTCATCTCAGAGATCCTCAAGAGAGACGTGGACTTATTTACATTATATCAGAAGGGCTCCATATGGCTCTTAAGATATGACTTTGTGTTTGAGTACCCCAGGCCAGTCATGCCCAACATGGTCTTCATTGGAGGGACCAACTGCAAGAAGCAGGAACACCTGGATCAG gtgggagagttctttCCTTCGTGA
- the LOC142424810 gene encoding UDP-glucuronosyltransferase 1A6-like: MAGLLRASQRASVGLYLLALWGVVGGEKLLVVPVDGSHWLSMKEIVELLSERGHDIVVLVPEVSLLVGESRYYSRRTYSVPYTQEELKDRFRSFGNSHFAERSYLSSPLTEYRNLKIVTDMYFTICESLLKDSETLRFLRESKFDALFTDPAVPCGVILGEYLGLPSVYLFRGFPAGLEQDISSSPRPVSYIPRPFTQFSDRMTFPQRVANFFAALLATALLYLYNLQFQNLASELLKRDVDLATLHQKGSLLLLRYDFVFEYPRPVMPNMVFIGGINCKTGGHLAQPYSIVIGETSLYDLYVLKYIHV, from the exons ATGGCCGGCCTTCTCCGAGCTTCACAGAGGGCTTCTGTGGGACTTTACTTGCTAGCGCTGTGGGGGGTGGTTGGAGGCGAGAAGCTGCTGGTTGTCCCTGTGGATGGAAGCCACTGGCTCAGCATGAAGGAGATCGTGGAGCTGCTCAGTGAGAGGGGCCATGACATCGTGGTGCTGGTGCCAGAGGTCAGTTTGCTTGTGGGGGAATCGCGGTACTACAGCAGGAGGACCTACTCAGTGCCCTACACCCAGGAAGAGCTGAAGGACCGATTCCGCTCCTTTGGAAACAGCCACTTTGCTGAGAGATCTTACCTGAGCAGTCCTCTGACCGAGTACAGGAACCTCAAGATAGTTACTGACATGTACTTCACCATCTGTGAGAGCCTCCTGAAGGACTCAGAGACTCTGCGGTTCCTCAGGGAGAGCAAGTTTGATGCCCTTTTCACAGACCCGGCAGTTCCCTGTGGTGTGATCCTGGGCGAGTACTTGGGCCTGCCCTCCGTGTACCTCTTCCGGGGCTTCCCGGCTGGTCTGGAGCAGGATATCAGCAGTAGTCCGAGGCCCGTGTCCTACATTCCCAGGCCCTTTACTCAGTTCTCAGACAGGATGACTTTCCCACAAAGAGTGGCCAACTTCTTTGCTGCTTTGCTGGCGACCGCTCTCCTGTACCTGTATAATTTGCAATTCCAAAACCTTGCCTCAGAGCTCCTCAAGAGAGATGTGGACTTGGCCACATTACATCAGAAAGGCTCCCTATTGCTCTTAAGATACGACTTTGTGTTTGAGTACCCCAGGCCAGTCATGCCCAACATGGTCTTCATTGGAGGGATCAACTGCAAGACGGGGGGACATCTAGCTCAG CCTTATAGCATAGTGATCGGAGAGACAAGCctgtatgatctctatgtgcttaAGTATATTCATGTTTGA